From Pararhizobium sp. A13:
AGAAAAGCTGCGTGGGTCCATTTCCGACCAGATCGCGCAGAGCCTTGAGCAGTATCAGGTCGATATCATTGAGGTCATCGGCCATACTGACGAGCAACCGATTTCACGGGCGACCTCCAATCTCGATCAGAGCTTTATCGCCGTGCTCGCAGGCAAGAAGCCGATTTCGGGGGTCCTACCTGCTGACAATGCTGGCCTTGGCCTGGCCCGGGCAATCGCAGTCGCTAATGTTCTGAAGGCGGATGGTAAGTTGAAAGGGGCTACGATTCTTCCGATGTCAGCGGCTCAGCTGGTGCTCCCAGGCGACACTCTGACGACAGGGCAAGCGGGCAATGTTGAATCCCGCCGCCGTATCGAAATCCGCATCCGCCGTCGCAATGCGTCGATAACTCCGTAGTCGGTCAGCGCCCCCAGAAGGGCGCTCTCCATCCGGCTTCTACGGCTTCCTTCTCGGTGCAGAACCAGCGCTCGCCCTGTTTGATACTGACCTTCGTGCGCCCGTACCAAGGTGACCAGGGCGCGTGGTAGATGTGACCGTTGTCTGAAATGTTGCCCTTGATCGGGCAACCGTCGGGCGCGGCCTGCTTTGCAACGTCCCATTTATGGGCGCGATAATCCCAAGGCGCTTCGGTCTCCGCCTGCCAGATGCCAACGTGGTTCTGATGAGCGATTTCTTCCAGGTCCGCGTAGTCCTCTGAATATTTGCGGAACGCCCATGCGTGTCCGGTCTGGACCATGGCGGCATTGAGGTTCGTCGACCCAACCTTGCAAACACCGATGGTCCGACCGTAACCATCTTGGCCACGATTGTCGCACGAGACGTCCTTGCCAAGAGCAAGAGCTTCCATCGCTGCTATCGCTTCCTGCCCGCAAGCCCAAGCTTTTCCATTTGCAGAATTGCACTTTTGTCCCGCCTCGGGAGCGTCGATACCGTGAAGACGATAGACGACGCCGGAAACCTCCACGGTGTCGCCGTCGACGACTCGAATGCTCGAAGATGCCTGGAGCGCAGACGTATATAGCCCGACAATGAGCGACCCGAAGATTAAAGCCCTCACTTGGCCTCCGATGCTGGTTGTGATCACTTCCACTTCGCCGCCCAGTTTCGAAGCGCTGCTCTTGGCCTCTCCGGCCATGACTTGACCTCCGGATTCACCTTAATCTTCTGCCCGGACGGCTTCCAAGCGAGGTAAATGGTTTTGTGAGGGATATCCGCGATGACGATGGCTTCTTGGTCTAGGCACATGTGGCGGGAACAAGAGGTGCCCACGAAAAGATCGCCATCATATTTGCCGGAGCCAACACCCATCAAGATGTCATTCACCAGCGTAGCGTCAGGTCCTGCCAATCGAGTTATCTCTTCGTTCAGCTCTGCATAGTCGAGCAGGTCTGCGGGGTGAGAGGCGGTTCGCTCCCGTAGTTGAGGCCACCCTTTCGATACGTCGGCAACAAAAGCTGCGCTCTCCGCTTCCTTGATGCCGTCAGACGGCGTCCATGTCCACCGTTTGCCGGGTTCATTCGGAGTGGGAGCGGTCGATAACGTCAAGGCGATATCAGACGCTTCCACTTTGACACCAAAACAAGTGTCCAACGGCCCATCGAGACGAGGGGATTCGTTTCGCGGAAAGGAAACAATAAATGGAGCCCCTTCGCATGCGTTTCCGCCCCCCGACGATGTTCCCACCACGGTAGGTGTGCCATTGATGACGTAAATTTCATCGAGGTCGAGGTAATAGTTGCGAAGAACTTCGCGTTCATCAATCTCAAGTTTAAATTGGTCGCCAGATGGAGAGATCGAAACCTGGTGGCCGAAAAGGGTCATTGCGAATGGAGACGAACTGGCAACCGTCGCGTAAACAAACATTGGCACTGCAGCAACCAGTGCGAACCAGGGAGATTTTGGCATTTTGGGTATCCAAAAATATCGGGGTCTGTGTATTCTATTGTAAGGTCTCAAAAGCAATCATGACTCGCAGCTCTCTCGCATAACTGGCTGATAAGGCTTTGTTTTTTGCCTTAGAAGATCAGAGTCTCAGGTCAGGGCCATTATAGGATGTTGGCTTGCTCGCGTTTCGATCAACAATTTTTAAGATCGACCCAGTTCACCAGCCTTGGGCCTTCCAATTGCCTTGAGCCTACCCAGACC
This genomic window contains:
- a CDS encoding thermonuclease family protein; this encodes MAGEAKSSASKLGGEVEVITTSIGGQVRALIFGSLIVGLYTSALQASSSIRVVDGDTVEVSGVVYRLHGIDAPEAGQKCNSANGKAWACGQEAIAAMEALALGKDVSCDNRGQDGYGRTIGVCKVGSTNLNAAMVQTGHAWAFRKYSEDYADLEEIAHQNHVGIWQAETEAPWDYRAHKWDVAKQAAPDGCPIKGNISDNGHIYHAPWSPWYGRTKVSIKQGERWFCTEKEAVEAGWRAPFWGR